TCATCTTTGTTTAATTTCAGTAAGCCTTTCCCAATATGTGTCATTCACAGAGACATTCCTGATAATCCAGAGACAGGCCTCTAACTGCTGATCTGTATACCATCCCTTAATTACCACTGCTTTATTGTGTTGCCTAATAGGAACAAAATTGGTAGCTGAATGacttttaaatggtaaaaaaataataacaagcaAATATAAATCTCTGTTAAAGCCACCTCTGCGCTGCTAGGAGTTGGTGAAATATTGCCCTTTCTATGATACTTTATTTCCTAACGAGAAGACAGTTAATCCTGAATTGTCCAAACTAGCTGTGTTGATAGTTCTATGCATTCACCATCATAAGTGAactaaaaggttttttgttttttttttttttaaagttttaatgatataaaaagatgtttcggggcacctgggtggctcagtcggttgagcatccgacttcagctcaggtcatgatgttgcggtttgtgggttcgagccccgcatccagctctgcgctgacagcttggagcctggagcctgcttgggattctgtgtctcctctctctgcccctcccccactcacattttgtctcactctgtttctcaaaaataaataaatgtaaaaaaaaaattttttttttaaaagatgtttcaaATAGtcaatatatattattatcaCACTTCTAGGAACTCTGAAGTAtcacttctctctccttccagatTCAATAATCAACAATGAAGACAATTCTATTGCCTTTGACAGCTTAGTGAAGTATCCTTGTAATAGTTTTGGAAAACCAAGTACAGAGGTGAAGGTCAACAGGAGAACAGTATTTGGAACTACAACCCTTGTCTTGACTGATTTCAGCAATAAATCCAGTGctttggaaggaaaaacaagccAAAGTGGGATACTAGGCAGAGAATTTCAAAACTCTCCTCCGACTGACATGTGTTTTAGGGATCCACTGCACCCCTCCAAGGAGAGAGCAAACCATAGAACTCAACCATCTAACAGAGTAAACGGATCACCTACGGCCTGTTCTCAGTCCAAATTATTTAGTCCAGcctataaaaagttaaaaacaacccACTCCTCATCACCAGACCTCAAAAGTGGTAGCCCTGGATTTTCTAACAGGTATGATACCTCTAACCTTGATCTTGAAGGTATTTGCATTAAGTTTTGAGAAGCAGAAGAGTCGGCCCCTGCTAAGGAAGCTGCATTGATGTTGGTAAGGTGAATCAAACCCGGAAAGATGACTATAGCCATCTCCTTCCCGTGTTTTCTCTAGCTTATGATgttagggaagggaagagaatgaaaagcagAATCTTCTGCATCTATctgtaaaaagttattttactcttttttttttttttttttttaagtttattcattttgagagagagacagcacaagttggggaggggcagagagagggagagaatctcaagtaggctcctagttgtcagcgcagagcccgacgtggggctcaaactcacaaaaccgcgaaatcacgacctcagccaaaatcaagggtctggctcttaaccaactcagccacccaggcatccccaaagtTACTTTATTCTGACTGTAACCATGTACGTGCTCAGTacagaatatttggaaaata
The Panthera uncia isolate 11264 unplaced genomic scaffold, Puncia_PCG_1.0 HiC_scaffold_274, whole genome shotgun sequence genome window above contains:
- the LOC125917882 gene encoding endonuclease 8-like 3; protein product: TLKYHFSLLPDSIINNEDNSIAFDSLVKYPCNSFGKPSTEVKVNRRTVFGTTTLVLTDFSNKSSALEGKTSQSGILGREFQNSPPTDMCFRDPLHPSKERANHRTQPSNRVNGSPTACSQSKLFSPAYKKLKTTHSSSPDLKSGSPGFSNSELGINMTDGTCALNAGSPRCGKHKRLCVLRVVRKDGENKGRQFYACPLPRQAQCGFFQWADLSFPFCNHGRRSIMRTVLKIGPNNGKNFFVCPLGKAKQCNFFQWAENGPGIKMIPGC